ATGATATCTAAAATAACAGATTGTAACTTTTCACCAATTACTGCGGGCTTATTATAACGTAAAATACCGGATTTTTCTCTAGCTATGCTTCTAATATCTATCCCTAACAAGTCAGTATGATCGAGCGCTATGTTAGTGATTACAGAAACATCAGGATCGACAATATTAGTCGCATCTAAACGACCACCCAAACCAACCTCTAAAATTATTATTTCTAACTGTGATTGTTTAAACAAATATAATGCTGATAAAGTAGCAAATTCAAAATAACTTAAAGATATTGAACCACGCGCTTCTTCAATTAATGCCATAACTTCAATATGGATAATATCAGGCAATTCTTTTCCTTGAACACGAATTCTTTCAGTATAAGTTAATAAGTGAGGAGATGTATAAAGACCAACTCTGAAGCCACTGGAAAGTAAAATATTTTCTAATAAATAACAAGTTGTTCCTTTACCATTAGTTCCTCCTACAAGTATAATACTTCTTGTCGTTATATTACTACACAAAAGATTTAATCTCGTAGCTACAGTAAGTACTCTATCTAAATTCAAATCGATATTCTTATAATGCAAAGTACTAATATAATTTAGCCATTGTAACAATGATGATGTAGTATCTGGTAAAAAAAATTTTTTATTCATTATAATAAATCAAATACTATTTTATATAAAAATAACCATTCATTAGTCTTAATAATATTAACTTTAGTCATAAGGCTGGGGCTTATTTATTAATTTAGCTAACAATCCTGCAAGACGTAATCTTAATTCCGGGCGGCGAATAATTATATCGATTGCGCCTCTGTCTAATAAAAATTCACTGCGCTGAAATTTATCAGGCAATGTTTCACGTACCGTTTGTTCAATAATGCGTGGACCTGCAAACCCTATTAAAGCTTTAGGTTCAGCAATATTCACATCACCTAACATTGCTAAACTAGCGGATACCCCTCCCATAGTAGGATTTGTTAATACCGAAATATAAGGCAGACATTGATCACGTAGTTTAGCTAGAGCAGCACTAATCTTAGCCATCTGCATTAATGAAATTAATGCTTCTTGCATACGAGCACCTCCACTAGCAGAAAAACAAATTAAAGGACATTCACTATCTAATGCTTGACTAACAGCACACACAAACCGAGCACCTACTGCTGATGACATTGAACCACCAATAAAAAAAAATTCAAATGAAGTCACAACTACCTTCATACCATACAACGTTCCTTGCATAACAATTAAAGCTTCCCTCTCATTAGTAAGTTTTTGAGCAGAAAATAATCGATCTTTATACTTTTTTAAATCTTTAAATTTTAAAAAATCTTTTGATTCCAATTCTTTACCTATTTCACATACATTTTCTTTGTCAAGAAAAGACAATAATCTTGCCCTTGCAGATATATACATATGACAATCACATTTTGGACATACTTCTAAATTCTTTGTTAATTCTGCGCGATATAACACTTGTTTACAATTTTTACATTTTGTCCAAACTCCCTCAGGAATATTTGCTTTGCGTGTCAGTATAATATTTCTTTTCTTTAAAATACGTTCAATCCAACTCATAGTATCATTGCCTCATATAAAATATACACTTACATACTAATTTATAAAAAAATAATTATTTATAAAATAATCAATAATTTTTTATAAAAAAATAACAATTCCTTATAACTTACTATGTGTACTCAAGAAAAGCTAAATTAAAAAATACAATACTATAAACAACACAATTTACCAACGCGGCAATATCGCAATTAATAATTAATTATTAATAAGATAAATTAATTACACAAAATAGAACTTTATTCCATAAACGAAATGGTTGTATCTTTTTCCAAAGGAAAATTAAACATCGTGGCATATTTAACAGAAAATAAATACAAACCGTCTGGCGGTGCAATAATTGTGCTCAATAATGATCGATCGCGTGTATATAATAATTCAGCAATCCAATTTACAGGTCGATGACCAAAACCAACCTCCATCAAACTCCCTACTATCTTTCGTACCATATGATGCATAAAAGCATTCGCTTCAATGTCTATTATAATATATTTCTTTTTTTTCAATATATATAAATGATACAAATTACGCAAAGAAGAACGAGATTGACAATGCATACTACGAAACGAATTAAAATCATTTTCTCCTAATAAACATTGTGCAGATGTAAACATTTTATCGACATCTAAAAATTTTTGACAATGAGTAACTTTTTTATGCAAAATTGCAGGTCGAATATCATGATTATAAATAATGTAATAATAACGCCTTGACAATGCACTAAACCTGGCATGAAAATCTTGATTTACTATAGCACTCCAATGCACAACAATATTTGATGGCAAATAACTATTAACTCCTAACGTCCAAGCAGACTTTGGACGACATGACGTTGTTTCAAAGTGTACAACTTGTCCTACTGCATGCACTTTTGCATCAGTTCGTCCAGCACAAACGACTACTATTTTTTCTGAAGCTATTTGAGATAAAGCTTCCTCTAAACTTTGTTGCACACTAGGTAAACATGGTTGACGTTGCCAACCATGGTAATTAGAGCCATCATATTCGATACATAAAACTATCTTAATTGCCACAAGAAAATTTTTCCCATATCGAACACAACGTCGTTCTCAAAAATAACATAAACATCTAATTATTAACTCACCTGTATTTAAAAATACAAAAAAAATACCCTTTAATAATAAGCATCTTTATTTAAAATAATATTTTCCAAAACCTAATTTCATTAATATATACATATCAGTAGTAATATTAGTGCGTACATTTAATGAAGACCATTCTCAACAAGAAAAATAAAATTTACGAAAATATTCAAACCGACCTATTTCCCCTGCAATACATCGTAATAAAACGTCATCATAATAAATATTATATATAGAATGCACAAACCATACAAAACTTTTGCATCCAACTTATTATGTAATTGCATATGATACATTTTTTTAAGATTTAAAAAATTTAAATTATTTTGTTTTTAATGAAAAAATTAATACAAGCATTAAATATTCGTTGTGCAGTATTAATTTTCCCCTCGATACTAGCACCGGCTATATGAGAGGTGCCAATATCCACATAAGTTAATAACGCTAACGATATTAATAGTTCACCTTTCCAAACATCTAAAACTACATTTATCTTTTTACCTTTTCGTCATGCTTGTAATAATATATTATTGTTAACCACCCCACCACGACAAGTGTTAATTAAAATACGATTACTTAGCAAAGCAGATAATAATTCATTATTTATCATATGCCAAGTAGAATAAGTCTCGCTATATTTTAAAGGAACATGAAAATAATATATCTGCTTCCATTACTAATCTCTCTAGTGATTACCAATTTTCATTCACTCCGGATTCCTGTAACAGAAAATCACACAATAATGTCTCTATACCAAATAATTTCAAAAATTTATAAAGAAGTTCACCAATATTACCCAAACCAATTATACCAATAATTTTGTCACGTAAAAAAAAATATGCCGCTTTGCCAACAGAAATAATGCAGAAAAACATACTCAACCACTGATCTTGCATTACAACCAGAAACGTTAACAAATGCAATACCAGATTTTACTAAATAACTTTGATCAAGATGGATCCATATCAGAAGCAGCAGAACCAACAAATTTCACATTAGTACCATGAAGTAAACTATAATCTACTTAAGTCACTGAACGTACTATCACAATATCAACAGATTTTAATTTATGAATTGGAATATTATAACCATCTACAAGAAAAATAATAAAAACCCAATTGAGTAAAGATATGCCTAATATATAACAAATTTTTATCAATTAAAATTTTCATTATCTTTTCTGTTACTAAAGATCATCATTAAACATTTAAATAATCAAATAATTTTATTAATTTTGCTATAGAACATAAAACAAAATACATAAAACATAAAAAAATTCTCTTTGAAAAATTATGTCTCAAAAAAACATACATGTATTTTATTTACACGAATAAACAATATTATCCCTAATAAATAATTCAATAACATACAATATTAAAAAACAAACAATACTAAGAACCAGTTTCTTATCTAACAATATAAAATATGTAAAAACATAAATATGCAAAACAATTTTTACAATAATAAATTCACATTTTAAACAACAAACACAATTTCGACATAATTTTTTAAACATTAATTTATAAAAAAATCAATTAAATGACTAAAATTTACGCATAACCAAAGTCACATTAGTCCCACCAAAACCAAAACTATTCGTCATAACTGTGTGTAATGTGCACGAAGTAGGGGCAGTAACAATTTGCATATCTTTCGCCTGAATATCCAATTCATCTATATTAATACTAGGAGCAATAAATCCATATTCCAACATTAACAAAGTAAAAATCACCTCATGTACTCCAGCTGCACCTAAAGAATGACCAGTCATAGACTTAGTAGATGAAATAGCAGGTAATTCTCCTTTAGAAAAAGTTTTACGAACAGCCCACAGTTCTTTTATATCTCCTATTTGTGTCGACGTACCATGAGTATTAAGATAATCAATAGAAGAATTTATACCTTTTAATGCCATTTTCATACATCTAACAGCTCCTTCTCCAGATGGAGCCACCATGTCTAATCCATCTGAAGTTGCACCATAACCAATAATTTCTGCATAAATATAAGCACCTCTATTTAATGCATGTTCTAATTCCTCAATAACAATAATTCCTCCACCTCCAGCAATAACAAAACCATCACGATTAACATCGTAAGTACGTGATGCTTTTTCTGGTACATTATTATATTTAGTAGATAATGCACCCATAGCATCAAATTCACAAGCCATCTCCCAACACAATTCCTCTCCACCTCCAGCAAATATAATAACTTGTTTACCAAACTGAATTAACTCCACAGCATTACCAATGCAATGAGCGGAAGTGGAACATGCTGAACTGATGGAATAACTAACACCTCTAATCTTAAAAGAAGTTGCTAAACATGCTGATATACCAGATGCCATAGCTTTAGTTACCATATAAGGACCGACTCCTCGTAAACCGCGAGAACGCATACCATCTGAACCTAATACTTGATTACGCGGAGAACCACCACCAGAGCCAACAATAAGACCAATATCATCATTAACAATATCATCACGAGTTAGTCCAGAATCACCTATTGCTTGTTCCATAGATAAATAAGCATAAATAGATGCATCACTCATAAAACGCATAAACTTTCTATCAATTAACCCTGACGTATCAAGCTTTATATTTCCCCACACTTGACTACGCATACCAGAATCTTTTAGTTCTTGAGAAAAAGTGATTCCAGATCGACCTTGTTGTAAAGAAGTTAAAACTTCTTCTTTATTATTACCTATACTTGACAAGATACCCAAACCAGTAATCACTGCTCGTTTCATTTCACAATGCCTTTTAATTTAAAGAATCTAATTTAACAAAATCCTATAAATTTTACAATAAACTATCTTTTTTTGATATACTTTGTTTTTAACATTATAAAAAACATAGTAGTATACTATACAATAAATTAATATTTAAATCAAAACATATAATATTGCACACAACATCTACCTTTCGATTATAGAATTTATTAATATTAAAATTTCACTATATTAATAGAGCGTACATAACAAAAACTGAACATGAAATATTTCATGAAAAAATGAAATATGGTAAATATTTAATCAGAATATAACAAACTTCAAAAATCTAAATAAATCTTTTAATATTATTTTAGTGATAACTTTACCAATTTTTGTCATTTTTAAAACATATACCAGTCAACACAAAATACAATTAACATGTCAAATACCAAAACGTCGCATAATATCAAACAACAAGTAAAAATATATAAATTTACCAAAATTAAAAACAACAACATAAACATACAAAAAAATGTATTACGTGATATAACAAACTTATCTACAATAGTAGATTTACTACGTTGGACTGTAAGTCAATTTAATAATTCAACGATTGTTTATGGACACGGCACTGATAATGCGTGGGATGAAGCATTAAATTTAATTTTACCCACTTTAAATTTACCTATTAATGTGCCACCAGAAATATACCAATCTCATTTAACACAAAAAGAAAAAATAAGATTAGTCAAAAAAATCATACAACGCATTAAAACACGTATTCCGGTACCCTACTTAACCAATCAATCCTGGTTCTGTAAATTAAAATTCTACATAGATAGACGTGTTTTTATACCTAGATCTCCAATAGGAGAAATTATTAATAATAATTTTTGTAATCTATTACCTCATCAACCTTCTCATGTTTTAGATTTGTGTACAGGAAGTGGATGCATTGCTATCGCAATTGCTACTGTTTATCCCAAAATAAAAGTTGATGCAGTAGATATCTCTAAAAAAGCACTACAAATAGCAGAAATAAATATTCAAATACATAACATGCAAAAACGAGTAATCCCTATATATTCAAACTTATTCAATGACATACCAAAAATAAAATATGACCTTATTATCACTAATCCACCTTATGTAAAAAGAAATGAGATTAATTATTTACCAAAAGAATTTCGAATTGAACCTCTCTTATCTTTAACAGGAGGATGCGACGGATTACAAATAATCCGTCGCATCCTCACCGATTCTTCAAAATATCTTAACAAAAATGGAGTATTAATTTGCGAAGTAGGTAAAAATAAAGAACAGTTAAAAAAATTATATCCACACATTCCATTCTACTGGATACCTTTGAAGAATGGTGGTGAAGGTGTCTTTTTACTTACTAAAAAACAATTAAATAATCATAATATTGAATGATAAATAAAAAAATTTTGTTAAAATAAATATTAATCTTGATAATCAAAAACATCTAAATACATTTTTAACAAATAAAATTTAAGGATATAAAATGGCTGGAAATAGCATTGGTCAATTTTTCCGAGTTACGACCTTTGGTGAATCACATGGAACAGCTTTAGGCGCTATTATTGATGGAGTTCCACCAGGAATTACTTTAAAAAACGAAGACCTACAACATGAACTAAATAAAAGACGTCCAGGTTTTTCCCGTTATACAACCAAAAGAGTTGAACCAGATGAAGTTCAAATATTATCAGGAGTATTTAATAATATCACAACGGGCACTAGCATAGGTTTACTAATTAAAAATATAGATCATCGTTCGCAGGATTATAATATAATTAAAAATCTTTATCGACCTGGTCATGCTGATTATAGCTATGAAAAAAAATATGGTCACAGAGATTATCGTGGAGGTGGACGTGCATCAGCTCGTGAAACAACAATGCGAGTAGCTGCTGGAGCTATTGCAAAAAAATATCTTACTGAAAAATTTAATACAAAAATACGCGGATTTTTATCTCAAATGGGTAATATTGTTTGTAAATTACATGATTGGGAACACATTCAACAAAATCAATTCTTTTGTCCAGATCCTACACAATTAGATGCATTAAATACATTAATACGTCAATTAAGAAAAAACGGGAACTCAATAGGAGCTAAAATTACTATTATAGCAGAAAATATACCTGCAGGATTAGGAGAGCCAGTATTTGATAAACTTGATGCTGACTTAGCCCATGCATTAATGAGTATAAATGCGGTAAAAGGAGTAGAAATTGGAGATGGTTTTTCAGTAATTAGTAAATTTGGTAACGAAAATCGTGACGAAATTAGCCCTAGTGGTTTTTTAAGCAATCATGCTGGCGGTATTCTTGGTGGTATCAGTACGGGACAACCAATAATCTTGCATTTGGCATTTAAACCAACTTCTAGTATTACAATACCTGGAAAAACTATTACCAGTTCCAACCAACCCGCAACAATAATAACACAAGGTCGGCATGATCCATGTGTCGGTATCCGTGCAGTACCTATTGCAGAAGCAATGACAGCTATTGTCTTAATGGACCATCTATTACGACAACAAGCTCAATGTGGAAAATTAAAATAATACACAAACACACAAAATATAATCAAAATTAAAATACGCCTATAAATAAAATATAACAGCATAAATTAATATAATTACTCAATGTTATCTATCACTTAATAAAAAACAAATAAAATCTAAAATTTTTATTATTTATAATATTAATACACAATAATATTCATTTAACTATAATTAAATTGTATACGTAATTGTATAATATATATCATATTTTTAAAACATAAAAAACAACTAAAACAATTATATAATATTAATTATATCTTTATATTCTTGATATTTCTCAATATTTATATGATATATTGTATTAATCACAAAACCCTGTAATAACAATTCGAATATACTTATTATAAATGCATTAATATTACAAAATATCAAAAAAATAATTATTATTATTACAATATTGTATATCATACACAATTATCTAATAGAAATAAATTGTACGACGCCATGTATTTGTTAATATATTTTTTTAAAATATGAACAATTTCGTATATAATTGAATATTAATATATATTCATAAAAATACTTTTAAAAATTTAATTGCTAAACAACACAACTTAATAAAAAATATTAATATTCTAAAATTATAATCATTAATATATAATATGTCTTCGTAGTTAAAATGGATATAACAAGCTCCTCCTAAGAGCTAATTACAGGTTCAATTCCTGTCGAAGACAAAATATTTAAACAAATTAAATAAAACATATAAAATTAAAAAAATGTTAAATAATTAGCTAAATATATTCCTTATAACAAAAGAATCAACAATAAATGAATACTATTTTGAAATATTAAATAACCCATTATAATATTTGATAATCTATAATAGTCCCAATTAACAAATAAATATTTAAGATAACAACTATAATTGTAATTGACCAGCCCAAAACTTTAATAAATGAAGAATTAACCATATCATCCATTAAACGAACATTACCAGTAAATATTAATAATGGCACTAATGCTAACGCAATTCCAAAACTAAGCAATACCTGACTAGTAACCAAAATATGAGTTGGATTAATACCAAATAAAATTACCATAAATGAAGGCAACATAGTAATAACACGACGTAATAATAACGGTATGTTAAAATGCACGAAACCTTGCATAACAACTTGTCCAGCCATAGTCCCCACTACTGTTGAAGATAAACCGGCTGCAGCTAAACTTAATCC
The DNA window shown above is from Blochmannia endosymbiont of Camponotus (Colobopsis) obliquus and carries:
- the accD gene encoding acetyl-CoA carboxylase, carboxyltransferase subunit beta; protein product: MSWIERILKKRNIILTRKANIPEGVWTKCKNCKQVLYRAELTKNLEVCPKCDCHMYISARARLLSFLDKENVCEIGKELESKDFLKFKDLKKYKDRLFSAQKLTNEREALIVMQGTLYGMKVVVTSFEFFFIGGSMSSAVGARFVCAVSQALDSECPLICFSASGGARMQEALISLMQMAKISAALAKLRDQCLPYISVLTNPTMGGVSASLAMLGDVNIAEPKALIGFAGPRIIEQTVRETLPDKFQRSEFLLDRGAIDIIIRRPELRLRLAGLLAKLINKPQPYD
- a CDS encoding NAD(P)-dependent oxidoreductase; this encodes MINNELLSALLSNRILINTCRGGVVNNNILLQA
- the prmB gene encoding 50S ribosomal protein L3 N(5)-glutamine methyltransferase, whose translation is MSNTKTSHNIKQQVKIYKFTKIKNNNINIQKNVLRDITNLSTIVDLLRWTVSQFNNSTIVYGHGTDNAWDEALNLILPTLNLPINVPPEIYQSHLTQKEKIRLVKKIIQRIKTRIPVPYLTNQSWFCKLKFYIDRRVFIPRSPIGEIINNNFCNLLPHQPSHVLDLCTGSGCIAIAIATVYPKIKVDAVDISKKALQIAEINIQIHNMQKRVIPIYSNLFNDIPKIKYDLIITNPPYVKRNEINYLPKEFRIEPLLSLTGGCDGLQIIRRILTDSSKYLNKNGVLICEVGKNKEQLKKLYPHIPFYWIPLKNGGEGVFLLTKKQLNNHNIE
- the fabB gene encoding beta-ketoacyl-ACP synthase I produces the protein MKRAVITGLGILSSIGNNKEEVLTSLQQGRSGITFSQELKDSGMRSQVWGNIKLDTSGLIDRKFMRFMSDASIYAYLSMEQAIGDSGLTRDDIVNDDIGLIVGSGGGSPRNQVLGSDGMRSRGLRGVGPYMVTKAMASGISACLATSFKIRGVSYSISSACSTSAHCIGNAVELIQFGKQVIIFAGGGEELCWEMACEFDAMGALSTKYNNVPEKASRTYDVNRDGFVIAGGGGIIVIEELEHALNRGAYIYAEIIGYGATSDGLDMVAPSGEGAVRCMKMALKGINSSIDYLNTHGTSTQIGDIKELWAVRKTFSKGELPAISSTKSMTGHSLGAAGVHEVIFTLLMLEYGFIAPSINIDELDIQAKDMQIVTAPTSCTLHTVMTNSFGFGGTNVTLVMRKF
- the truA gene encoding tRNA pseudouridine(38-40) synthase TruA — translated: MAIKIVLCIEYDGSNYHGWQRQPCLPSVQQSLEEALSQIASEKIVVVCAGRTDAKVHAVGQVVHFETTSCRPKSAWTLGVNSYLPSNIVVHWSAIVNQDFHARFSALSRRYYYIIYNHDIRPAILHKKVTHCQKFLDVDKMFTSAQCLLGENDFNSFRSMHCQSRSSLRNLYHLYILKKKKYIIIDIEANAFMHHMVRKIVGSLMEVGFGHRPVNWIAELLYTRDRSLLSTIIAPPDGLYLFSVKYATMFNFPLEKDTTISFME
- the folC gene encoding bifunctional tetrahydrofolate synthase/dihydrofolate synthase, with the translated sequence MNKKFFLPDTTSSLLQWLNYISTLHYKNIDLNLDRVLTVATRLNLLCSNITTRSIILVGGTNGKGTTCYLLENILLSSGFRVGLYTSPHLLTYTERIRVQGKELPDIIHIEVMALIEEARGSISLSYFEFATLSALYLFKQSQLEIIILEVGLGGRLDATNIVDPDVSVITNIALDHTDLLGIDIRSIAREKSGILRYNKPAVIGEKLQSVILDIIAQRHALLFIKERDWWYRVEKKTWHWWTNNYILKSLLLPHIPLNNAATAIAAIRCLPLSISQKAIQQGLNNTIVLGRFQIINRQPLVILDVAHNPHAAKYLAKRLIAVHFTGKLRAVVGMLSHKNITKTLSYLLHLVDIWYCASIDTTLGACAEELAMKIDSNMIFQFKDVVSAWNQVIEDADVEDCILVFGSFYTVSPVLKLVCSKHIERC
- the aroC gene encoding chorismate synthase — protein: MAGNSIGQFFRVTTFGESHGTALGAIIDGVPPGITLKNEDLQHELNKRRPGFSRYTTKRVEPDEVQILSGVFNNITTGTSIGLLIKNIDHRSQDYNIIKNLYRPGHADYSYEKKYGHRDYRGGGRASARETTMRVAAGAIAKKYLTEKFNTKIRGFLSQMGNIVCKLHDWEHIQQNQFFCPDPTQLDALNTLIRQLRKNGNSIGAKITIIAENIPAGLGEPVFDKLDADLAHALMSINAVKGVEIGDGFSVISKFGNENRDEISPSGFLSNHAGGILGGISTGQPIILHLAFKPTSSITIPGKTITSSNQPATIITQGRHDPCVGIRAVPIAEAMTAIVLMDHLLRQQAQCGKLK